The following is a genomic window from Calliphora vicina chromosome 5, idCalVici1.1, whole genome shotgun sequence.
ttatagaccatagaaccatatttcgggaagaaatttgtatgggggctaggagaaatcatggaccgattcttataattttcaccagagttactccttttatcacaaaagtaacgagtgcaaaattttatgatattagctgcaatatatttacaaaaaatgtccaaaaatatgtgaaaattatcaattatcaATGAGGTTGTcctacattttcattcataactttggttccactgtaccgatttcgctgattttcaataccaaactgcttaggacaataataaacatttttcttgcaactctactaagtttgtttgcgtattttggacgtgagcgtgttttacacagacggacagacagacggacatggctcaatcgacttagaatttcataaggatcaataatatatatactttgttgggtctcagatgaatatttctcaatgttacacacggaatgacaaacttatatataccctcattcaccacttatggtggtggagggtataaaaattgccatagtgttgccacttcataaGCAAATAaccacaaaaatgtttttgtcaaATTCGAGCGGAATTTGTACCGACAGTCTGCACAAGGTGGCTGAAATTTGTATgtgttgttgacaaaaaaatcCCAGCCCTTTGTCTGAGGAAATTTAGatttacatttttacataaaacaaacaaaattttgtgaatttttttaagttttctttctaaAGTTACGCTGcacagataaaacagattcattatgatttgtttccaatcgaatgattcaatTGTGAGGACGGGTCAATAAGTCCAAATAAGTCCGAATGAAAcccaggtttttggataaaaaatcattttattgttCAGCTCTCTTCAGATTTGGAAACAAAATCCTAAATCCTTAGAATAGGGCGAATgcgtagtagggtattcaattaatcggattTCTGGTtcaatcggttaatcgagcaaataattaatcgaggtttagatttattcggttaataatcggttaatttaaaattattcgattaaccgaataatttcttttttcattttaaattgaaaacacaacaaagaattttgtgtacaaaaacataaaaaacagcaaataaggtatttgagatcatttttgtaaacatatctcatatttgctgcaacaacgtcttaactcaaaatccgtgttttattaactgagtaatacaaaatatgcgctgttctataatctttcatatagtttcatcagttttccaaaaagtcaattattttttgtgtgagagtgtttttttgttgtaaacatcaaaattaaaattcatgttttctcgtatatttgataaataaaaatttgggttaaatacagattagaaagatattaacatctactatttatatttctaaaatcgcatgatttgttgaaaatttatttaagaaatagtaaaatgtcataaaatattcaaagacgtttttctcgaaacgacttttttttaattatgacgttgttgcagcaaatgagcgatgtgtgagttttttagggttttagtgatctctgaaataatcttttataaaaagaataaaacgATCTGTTTCTTTAGATTTATGTGTATACCGAACGGAAATTTAAcaagtgttttgttattgtaacaaaaacaaaatacacgtaAAACGTCctctcaaagcactcgttcgctatagtaaaacagcacattaataaaacttttcttggaaaaaaactctgtctctgattgtatatgttggagaaatcaaaagcacgATAAAGAATATTCTTTTTTGGATTGTcatagattttgattaatttaaaagtttcgtttagttatgataaaagactcatttcaaaaaaaagtttcgtctttacatgtaaatacaaagtttcaaatacatgtaaattaaatatatcagttgttatacatactcactaatcatgtttattggatgttcaaaaaatatctaattttaatttgaaatttgtatttgaattgaaacggaaaaataaatacaaacaaattttttaaagtgcaaaaaaaaggaatttcggttaatcggttaatcgacacaaattaatcggtttatttgttatttgaaaatcggcaatttcaaattattcgaaaagttaacctccaaaattaatcggttaaccgattaacggttaatcgattgaataccctaatgcgtagcctaattcatgtaAACTGCACATGTATGCACCCTTACATTGTCCTGCTAAAAAGAACTGTTTTGATTGTTTTACACTTTTGAAGGTAGTCAATGTGGATTATAAGCGTGCATTCGAAAAATCGGTCGCCATGACTTTATTGGCTGACAAGCCCACCTTGGACTTCTTTGGCGCCGATTCACAAATTAATTGACACACAAGTATTGGACTTCTTTGGCGAATCAGTTGACACACaagtattataatttaaataaccaaatttttgtcaCCTCAACTCAAATTTTTCAGACGCAACAGAAAAATTCGGTTAATTAGACTAAATCACTTAATCTACATATCgatcatttgctgcaacaacgtcataattcaaaaaaagtcgtttcgagaaaaacggcttTGAATGTTGTATGaagttttactatttcttaaataaatgttcaacaaatcatgcgatttcagaaataaaacctgatttaaatagtaagaagtggccacttaaaatccatACGCAAtatagtaatcataacaacgcccccTCTTATCagaatggaaaaagatttacatacgtttttaacaacaaatctaacGTTCTTCTAAAAgtcattggcccataatcatagtcaaacactaaagtcggttctttttaaaaacaactttaaaataaaaacctgctttttattaatttgcaaccatagtcaaaattaaagtatgttttaaattgaatcgactttaactgggtgccaccgcaaatgttttcatacaatatacaacaaaaaacagacaagtggcaacgctgaacagctgacatacaaaattaaaaaaaatccaaaaaacgtaaacaataaaagtaaccgggacagaaagttttttgttgtggaaaaatggaaaagataagattaatatcataattacgatattttagtactaattttaatgataactgttcaataattgcaaaatctctaccaatatcttgtaacttaaacatttttgactttctGACgtacttttttactcggcgaagaacagctgatgctgttgttaaacgagttaaaaacaacttcagctagttttatatttagagtcgacttcagcgtcagaagtatactttaacttgtctatgatagacctaaagtccactcttaagtaaagtcgagtttaattctttaaaatgtactttatttttgactatgattatgggccattatgtttagttttaaaaagtgttgacacaatggaaaaagaagctagagataaaattgtgcacaaataactagaaaatccgactttgtcaGGTTAAAATATacccaaaatctgattttcggcagatgtcaggtcaaaaattttacgtcTCGACAGCTCGAGGCtgtgtggcctttaaatatgaatacgcaaaattgaacaaaaatattaatttggcaagCAATCCGCTGACATACAAATACACGTAAAACGTCctctcaaagcactcgttcgctatagtaaaacagcacattaataaaacttttcttggaaaaaaactctgtctctgattgtatatgttggagaaatcaaaagcacgATAAAGAATATTCTTTTTTGGATTGTcatagattttgattaatttaaaagtttcgtttagttatgataaaagactcatttcaaaaaaaagtttcgtctttacatgtaaatacaaagtttcaaatacatgtaaattaaatatatcagttgttatacatactcactaatcatgtttattggatgttcaaaaaatatctaattttaatttgaaatttgtatttgaattgaaacggaaaaataaatacaaacaaattttttaaagtgcaaaaaaaaggaatttcggttaatcggttaatcgacacaaattaatcggtttatttgttatttgaaaatcggcaatttcaaattattcgaaaagttaacctccaaaattaatcggttaaccgattaacggttaatcgattgaataccctaatgcgtagcctaattcatgtaAACTGCACATGTATGCACCCTTACATTGTCCTGCTAAAAAGAACTGTTTTGATTGTTTTACACTTTTGAAGGTAGTCAATGTGGATTATAAGCGTGCATTCGAAAAATCGGTCGCCATGACTTTATTGGCTGACAAGCCCACCTTGGACTTCTTTGGCGCCGATTCACAAATTAATTGACACACAAGTATTGGACTTCTTTGGCGAATCAGTTGACACACaagtattataatttaaataaccaaatttttgtcaCCTCAACTCAAATTTTTCAGACGCAACAGAAAAATTCGGTTAATTAGACTAAATCACTTAATCTACATATCgatcatttgctgcaacaacgtcataattcaaaaaaagtcgtttcgagaaaaacggcttTGAATGTTGTATGaagttttactatttcttaaataaatgttcaacaaatcatgcgatttcagaaataaaacctgatttaaatagtaagaagtggccacttaaaatccatACGCAAtatagtaatcataacaacgcccccTCTTATCagaatggaaaaagatttacatacgtttttaacaacaaatctaacGTTCTTCTAAAAgtcattggcccataatcatagtcaaacactaaagtcggttctttttaaaaacaactttaaaataaaaacctgctttttattaatttgcaaccatagtcaaaattaaagtatgttttaaattgaatcgactttaactgggtgccaccgcaaatgttttcatacaatatacaacaaaaaacagacaagtggcaacgctgaacagctgacatacaaaattaaaaaaaatccaaaaaacgtaaacaataaaagtaaccgggacagaaagttttttgttgtggaaaaatggaaaagataagattaatatcataattacgatattttagtactaattttaatgataactgttcaataattgcaaaatctctaccaatatcttgtaacttaaacatttttgactttctGACgtacttttttactcggcgaagaacagctgatgctgttgttaaacgagttaaaaacaacttcagctagttttatatttagagtcgacttcagcgtcagaagtatactttaacttgtctatgatagacctaaagtccactcttaagtaaagtcgagtttaattctttaaaatgtactttatttttgactatgattatgggccattatgtttagttttaaaaagtgttgacacaatggaaaaagaagctagagataaaattgtgcacaaataactagaaaatccgactttgtcaGGTTAAAATATacccaaaatctgattttcggcagatgtcaggtcaaaaattttacgtcTCGACAGCTCGAGGCtgtgtggcctttaaatatgaatacgcaaaattgaacaaaaatattaatttggcaagcaatccgcagctgcggtttgaagagtcaagcttttcagaaatgtttaacaaattacatcagaattttatatataaaaaaaagagagtttggaaaagcgattgctgtcattttgttttagccaagttgtcattactcaatgacaagttatcattactcaaatacaactatgcaatggtataatgagaataatattgatgttataccaaatCGATTAATCTTCTTCCAATCGAGATATGTATGTTGGACAATTAAAGAGTTAAAAAAtagtgcaggtacagtaaataatcagattttgatgagaacaaagtggaataactatgctggaataacggtagacatgggaagaaaagttgtgcagaacatttattcgcaataaagacacataaagctacagttatattttttaaagcttaataaattacctttaatttcatgtataaaatgttaacatacgttgtttgatttaaaagttatgctcgctttaatACGTACGGATTTTACGTGGCCACTTCTTTAGAtactaatatctttctaatccgtatttaagccaaatttttacttgctaaatatacgagaaaacatgaatttttgaagtttataacaaaaaacactcttacaaaaaataattgactttttttaaaactgataaaactatatgaaagactaaagaacggcTCATATTTACTACTCAGTTCAAAACagccggattttgagttatgacgttgttgcagcaaatgagcgatatataaaaatggatgtttgtactCAAAAACGGcaggaccgattttgatgaaatttttagggaatcttcagaatagcccagcgggtaacactgtaaataatagatttttgatattcggtctgtagGCGGAGGAGcgtgtaaaaatcaaatttttacattataccgctaatgccaatTTTATCGATTACAGTATTACAAAATGTTCTTGAATTCCCGGAAATGAacagattttattattattgcccGGAAATGGATAAAGTCCGGGATTTTAGAACCCTTGTATGTGTGCATCTTGTTATGTTTGTTTTGTATGgtgttgtaaataaaaacaagagaagatgaaaacaaaacatacaattcaataaaataaagtttttgtatTGGTTGGATGTAAAAAACTTTATCTGCATGTGGATGTGTAGAGcacatttgtttgttttaataaaatctttttgTTTTATGAGCGAACTAGATAGAAAAATTTCTAtgcttatttttattgttaatgcaGACATTTTAGGGTTTTTTTAAAGTAATCAAAAACATTTAGAGCAAAATATGTTATGAAAAGATAAAATAACTATGAAGTCAACAAATATCAAACAAACATCTACATTAGAGTGCGTCGCAGATCAAATTCATAGATGCCGCACAGTTGGGACAATGAAAAAcaagtgaaaataaatctgtaactatAGAGTAGGTGtagctgagtttaagttttgaattgaatttgaatCATGCCAAATTTTCTCTAATAGCATAGCTGCTTTCACTGCTTTATTCTCATATGTATAAGCAATGAACagaaatagaaggagttatcgtagacaaataaaaattggttaacTATTACATTTTGCTCAGATGAAGAAAAAGCTTTGTTAAAAAATCTGTGCAAGAACACACATAgctcctgaacatataattttaaataaaatatgtagttGTCCTctgaatattataaaattgagtTATTATCATTATAATAGAGTTATTAATGTTTGCGTCAATTATCATACATACATCATTTTTCTCAAACAAACTATAAATCCCAATAAACTCCTCCTTATGATGAAATTATTGTTctgcaataaatattaaaagaataatTTGTATGAAAGCTATGAGAAATAAATATTCACATGCtgataattttaagattttatttatattaatttgttatatttgaaACTGCATGGTGGGTTATAATTTACGTATTATAAATATCAACACAAACGTACAATAGATTGTCAACTTGAGGTTGTAAaggttatataaaatatttgagttaaAATGTACTATTATAGGTGCCAGAAATAAGAAGTTCTTTTAAAGTTCTGGTCAAATAACTGCACTAAAAAGAATGAAATGttctagaaatttgtttaattcttaaTGTATTTAATACAGTGCAAGAGcggcattaattaatttttttcatgtctTCTGATCTACCTGATTTTTCCACAGTTTGTAATATcatgtaccaaaaatattaggtttatatctttattactttttgtCCAGAGATATTCAAACTTGACCTAAGTGAATGCTTTTGAAATGACCGTATTatattatcgtaagcgacaaaacacaaattttacaggagaaggttttttttattattttgaaatttatacatatagcccaagatgtattaacaaggtggcagcgtaactacaacaattacaacaatacaagaacaataattacTTTTGTTTGTGCAAAACCGTGTaaagtgtcaaaaaaaaaaattcacaaaaacgcacttttataaatgaaatagttttttttaacacttttaaatattttatacacataaagcggtgacaaatactcacttttttaaatataaaataatctttttatgcccagtttttgacttgttatttaaatacgtatttagttaattttaacttaaaattaagttgtatttaaatacagtttgagtttttcagtgctacataatttgtcttatttaaataagataaaagtatggtagcactactaaatatcaaaaatttatcgatagttttgcttaaaacagctgttcaaccaaaacaaaaattgatacattttgcccaataagaaataaaagtttattaaacaataaaattattggtaggaaaatgcacaaaagaagctccaattgccccgcatcggaattgtagtttttgcaagacgctttttttagcaagacgctgtttgttttttttttttactacaatagagtgaaaaaaaaaccaaacaacaaaagtcagctgtcaaaaacatatggtagtttatgaaacttaaatagaatttaaatgaccaacgtcggccatttaagtatcatttaaaaaagcactgagaaactcattttcgcatttaaatagaacttaaatataattcatatttaaatacgaagtcaaaaactggctcttaatcttataacaaatttaaaattttttgtaaacaagcttttgacatttcacaaggcaaaacacaagtagagcaaaaaatagtcagctggcgttacgctgccacctggttAAATATGCCTTGATATAGCCTGTtgcacgatgtcgaaagaaaatcTAATCGAACGAAAGCAAGTCACTCGAATTCTAATGAATTTGGGTTTCACTATTCCTTCGTTCGTTCGCTTCCACTTACGTGTGTCAATTTGCATTGTTTACGTCAAAGTGATGCCAGAtcgacaatttttattttttttgcgatttcttttcaaagtacttaaaaaactactaatttgtatgtagataaatacaaatttgaaataaaataggtaaacaaaaacatataaaaataaaaggtctgttcatttactttcccagtaaatagagaataaaatcaaaatttacaaaattattctcttacattctccaaaatagtaaaaagtaaatgaacgcttttcaaGAAACAATTGTTTATACACAcaagtttcttattttattaattttttaatgtataaatactcaaatttttttcaattttattgaaaattcttttttttttaattttttcaccacaaaaataaaattgtaaataaataaacaataacacaaaatatatgaaatgtaaGCTGctactattacgagttcaaaatagaacttgtaatagtttgcaacgagagaacactctctataatttatacgctcttgattttttctctacttgtaAGTATTTtaagttaatgaacgcttttccagtaacaattgttactaactagtaacattttttagttattgaacagagctaaaataaattgaaagtcaataaaaaaataaataaaagtgaattttttgCTTTGTAACAATGGATTTAACAATCGCAGTCCATTTTTTGGAGGATCAGGACAGTGTCCAAATAAATAGGAGGGAACTAACATACCTACGTAAGTTACCctgcagccacacgatcaagtttttcttgatagtctATTACATATACTGGTtgtcaaaattaacaaaaattgaaaGCTGTGACGTAGGCTGCACGCAACTTGAAagcaatttaatatttcaagaTGTCGTTGTCAAGAAAACAACTCAAAATGTTTGCTTCAATGAAAGTATtggaagaaataaataatttggtggAAGAGGAAAATAAACGGAAGGTAGTGCGAAGATATTGGATGAAGCCATTATTAGTAACAAGGTAAGTTAACTGTTAGAAAAATTAAtctataatttatatgtataccTATACAtactactttttattttataaggaTGGAGCACGACTTGGAGGCTCATTTGCTCAATGATCTGGTATGGGAAGACGACGATAGCGACTTCAGAAACTTTACCCGCATTAATTTACTTAAGTTTGAAGAGCTACTAAAAATGGTAAAGTAATTATTGAAACGAGCTGTaataacatttattaaatatttttgtcatcAACTAGGTGCACAATCGCATAAAGAAAAGTGACACGGTAATGCGAGTAGCTATTGCACCACGAGTTAAATTGTGTATCACGTTACGATATATAGCTACAGGAGACTCATACAAATCATTGGAGTTCTTGTCCAGGGTTTCTAGAAACACAATAGGCGTCTTTGTGCCTGAAGTTCTAGAAGCCATATATGAAAGTCTTCAAGATAAGCATTTAAAAGTGAGTTACATgcgttttaattaaaaacatggGAACAAGTgtgatataaaatttaaaaataagaataaatcataaaatagaAAACGCATAGTTTTCGAGTTATGGACCTATGAAGATTTCATCAGGGTTGTGAacaatttctaaccaaaaaccTTCGTGCCTCTATGAAacctaaaaaacaattttaacattctCGAGATCTTTCATTCGGGCATAAAAATTAGTATTCTATTAAATGACTTTCTGTTTCTTATTTTtgatttgtatttgaaaaacaaaGCACAATAGCATGCATATTAGCGTGCGTATACTAGATTTAAGTCAAAACTTCATTTATTtggtttcttaaattttatttgtacacaaatttcattaaaaactatgataaaaaaggaaaacaaaaatgaGATCTTTCAATTTGTCGTAAGAACAAGAcaataacataaaacaaattaaaataaaaaaattcaatgattAATATAAGGCTTAAACCAGGGACTGTTACAGTTAcccttttttcataaaagtcaGATGATAACATTTATTTTCTCGAGCAAAAATATTCTCTAAAGTGAAATGTACAAGTTATAATTATTTAGTTGACTTTTAATGTATAATGATCATCTTatgcatattaaaataaatatttaaaatcaaattaattattataacaTGTTTAgagaataacttttatttttgctcgagaaaataaaaatcaaaaactagctgttattcttgtataaaaaataaaaatcagaaaataacttttatcatctgacttttataaaaaaagtaataactgTAATGGTTCCTGGTTTAAGCCTTATTTTAATCGATGtaatattcaaattataaaaactcCTCTATTCGACAACGTTTAAAAATCGGCGATGATATAACGTTGTGCAAAAACTGTTGGGCCGTGaagtacaaaaaaattttttttttattgaaaaacaaaaattctagcAGTCAGTCTTCTTCCAAGAATTCAGTATCAGGCATGGCGAAAAACAAAACATCACTCGATGGCATTGAGTTTGAGCTTTGCGACAGAGGTGTTGATGCTCTTGATGGGCGGTTTAACTCAACAGGAACTATTTTGTTAGCCGCAAATTTCTTTCTTAAAACCTCCATTTTTCTATTCGAAATCAGGGATTGCAGGTCCGCCATTAGCTGATACGCCTCCAGTTCGGGAAATTCCTTCACTTGCCTGCCAACACTTTCCCCAAAAGCCTCAAATGCACTCACATCGTTATttattgcaattaatttttcaaaagcaTCATCCAATTTCGACTTGGGCTCTGGGGAATGCTTTCGTTTCTTTGAGCAAGACGAATACGACTCTGAAAATGATGATTCGTTCGACTCAGAGTTGAAAGATGTTTCGGCTAATGCACCAATATGTccctttaattaaaaaaatatatatttatacatacatactatgtcCATTACAATAttacaacttttaattttatttcttaacagaTGCCCAATACTGAAAACGAATGGCAGCAAATATCTGACGATTTTGAGAAATTCTGGCAGTTCCCACATACACTAAGTGCACTGGATGGGAAGCATATTCGGATTAAGGCTCCGGCACATACAGGCtcccaattttttaattttaaaggatATTTTAGCATAGTGCTGTTTGCTGCTGTTGACGCACATACGCGCTTCACATATATAAACGTGGGCTGCAATGGCAAGTCGTCCGACAACACCATCTATAGCGACAGCTATTTATACCAAAGTCTGAAGAATGGAACATTAAATATTCCACAACCAATACAACTGATCGCCGGTGAAGGAAACGAAATTCCTTATTTCTTTATCGGCGACGATGCTTTTGCGCTGGACAGAAATTTAATGAAGCCAGATGCATGAAATTAAGCGTGCCGCAGGAGATTTTTAATTACAGAATATGCCGCGCACGAATGGTGGTGGAATGTGCTTTCGGCCAGCTGTCAAATAGATTCCGCATATTTCACAGACCAATCGAAGTTCAACCTACAACTGTGGATGCTATCGTGAAGGCTTGCTGTGTGCTTCACAATTATTTAACTATGTCAAGAACTCTAACAATAGTGGCAGAACCAACAGAGCAAACAATTGTGGAAGCGTTTTCTGCAATTGGAAACCAAAGCCACAAAACTTATAAATATTCGTGCAGAACTAGGGATGAGCTGTCACGATACTTAACCACATATGGTAATGTAGATTTTCAGtggcaaaaaattaatattcaataaaaatttgcaTCCACTaagaaattaaatgttttttatttggttttttactTACCTGGTTAGAATTGTCAACAGTTTTCCGACGAATTAGAGATGCGTCAAGAAAAGTCATCTCATTATACCAAAACAAAGTTGTAATGTATAGAGAGTCTGTGTCAGATCcagattttttgctattttccaCTTTAGATTTTTCTGCACTGTAGGCTGTTCGAAGggactttatttttttctttacttcttcTACAGGAATATTAGTTTCAGCAGCAATAGACTCATAGgccttcatttttaaatcatttcgCCTATATGATGAAAGGTTCATATTCCATAAAATTTCATGGCTTCTGTACAGCTCTATGAATCGCAACACATCATTATGCTTAGTACTTCTATTCGCAAACATATTTCactatttgatttatttatttattttagattttaatttaaaatttccgcaaaaatgtgtaaaaaaataaaactaaagctTATAGcggcaaaatatttataaaagaaaaacgaaaaaacttcaaaagaattgttatcagctgttttcttgaacGTAAATTGAAACACTCAACTTGAATGAGAAATTGATATcaagttcgtttcaattcttaaaagtgtaagtgtattagtaaaaaaatgtgagtgtattaaaacttgaaaggcaaaacttgatcgtgtaacccccaagttatgaagattttttatatgtatattttattagatttgTTGCAAATTTCCGGGTTTCTAAAGACATTTTTTGTGTGTTACTGCAAAAGTTTCAAGCAACATGCTCACCGAATTACAGAAGCA
Proteins encoded in this region:
- the LOC135961267 gene encoding uncharacterized protein LOC135961267; translated protein: MFANRSTKHNDVLRFIELYRSHEILWNMNLSSYRRNDLKMKAYESIAAETNIPVEEVKKKIKSLRTAYSAEKSKVENSKKSGSDTDSLYITTLFWYNEMTFLDASLIRRKTVDNSNQVSKKPNKKHLISYALSGHIGALAETSFNSESNESSFSESYSSCSKKRKHSPEPKSKLDDAFEKLIAINNDVSAFEAFGESVGRQVKEFPELEAYQLMADLQSLISNRKMEVLRKKFAANKIVPVELNRPSRASTPLSQSSNSMPSSDVLFFAMPDTEFLEED